The Candidatus Saganbacteria bacterium genome segment ACCGTTTCAAGGGCTATCATCAACCGCGGGCTTAAAAAAAAAGAAGATATAAATGATTTCCTGAATCCCAGGCTTTCCTCTCTCAAGGACCCTTTTGAGATCCCGGGAATGGCAAAGGCTGTCCAGAGGGTGCTTCTTGCCAGGGAAAGGAAGGAAAAGGTCCTGGTATTCGGGGATTATGACGTTGACGGTGTCACCGGCACATCTATAATAGTCATTGCGCTTAAAAGGCTCGGGTTCGACCCGCTCTATTATATTCCTCACAGGTATGACGAGGGATACGGGATGAACATCGAAGCCGTCAATGAATTCAAGAAGCAGGGCGTTAATCTAATAGTCACTGTCGATTGCGGGATAAGTAATTTCAAAGAGATAAAAACCGCGAACGAACTCGGCATGGAAGTCATCGTGACGGACCACCATAATATCCCTCTTGAACTGCCGCAGGCGCATGCCATTGTCAATCCGAAACAGATGCCTGAGGGCCATCCGTCACGCAACCTTTCCGGGGCCGGGGTCGCGTTCAAATTTATCTGGGCTGTCTACAGGAAAGCGGGCATTTCGGACACCGTATCGGTGAAAGAATTCCTCGATCTTGCCGCGCTTGGCACAGTCGCTGATGTCGTGCCCCTTCTCGGGGAGAACAGGACGATAGCGGTGACCGGGATGAAGATCTTGAACGAAAAAAAACGGGTCGGAGTGAAACATCTTGTGGATACGGCCGGCATCTCCGGCAGAGTGACGGCGCGCAATATCTCTTTCATGCTCGCGCCGAGGCTGAACGCGCCCGGCAGGCTCCATCACGCGGAGCTGAGCATGAAACTCCTTCTGGAAGACAATCCGCAGAAAGCCCAGGCCCTGGCAGGAGAGATAAACAGGGTGAATGTCGAGCGCCAGCAGATCGGGGCCCTTATAGGGGAAGAGATCTTTTCAAGAATGGAGGACGCGGACGAAAAAAAACTGATACTCCTTGCCGGCAAGAACTGGCATCCGGGGGTTATCGGGATCGTGGCATCCAGGATATCAGAGCGGTTCAACCGGCCGACCATACTCATAAGCGAGGAAGGCGAATTCTGCAGGGGATCCGTAAGGAGCATAGAGGGTTTTGACGTGTATGACCTTCTTCTTTCATGCAAAGACCTTTTTCTTGATTTCGGAGGGCACAAGGATGCAGCCGGGTTCGAGATGCTCTCAAAGGATATTCCCGAGCTTGAAGAAAGGCTGCGCAAAAAAATGGACGGCTGTATCGCCATCGAAAACCTTGTGCCCAGGACAAAGATAGACGCGGTCATACCGTCAAAAGACATCACTTCCGTACTGGCGACAGAGCTTGAACAGCTTGAACCTTACGGCAGCGGCAATCCGGCTCCCGTCCTGCTTGCGAAAGGGTTAAAGATCGTGAACTGCAAGAGAGTGGGGCAGAGCGGAAACCACCTCAAGATAAAGCTGTCCGACGGCGGATCGGTCTTTGATTCGATCGGTTTTGACATGGGAGAGCTGGCGGGAGAGCTCGAGATCTCAAAGGAATACGATATTGCTTTCAATCTTTCCCTGAACGAATGGGACGGGTTCGAGTTCCCTCAGATGGAGATCGTGGACATGAGGAGACCTTTATAGATGAAGATACTTGTAATAGGGTCGGGCGGCCGCGAATCGGCATTGTGCCGGAAGATAAGTCAGAGCCCGAAGTGTTCGAAGCTGTTTTGCGCTCCGGGCAACGCAGGTATCTCAAAATATGCTGAGCTGGTCCCGGCATCAAAGATAGATGGGATCATTAATTTTGTCAAAGAGAACAGGATAGACCTGACGGTAGTAGGACCTGAACAGCCTCTGGTAGACGGGATAGTCGATGCTTTTGAAAAAGAGGGCTTGAGGATCTTCGGGCCATCGGCAAAAGCTGCCAGGATAGAAGGAAGCAAGATCTTTTCGAAAGACCTGATGAAAAAATACGGGATACCCACAGCATATTACGAGCAATTTTTAGATTCAAACAAAGCGATCATTTTTTTAAAAGGCAAAAAATATCCTGTCGTGATCAAGGCTGACGGGCTTGCCGCGGGCAAAGGTGTCATCATCGCGCAGGCGCAGGCGGAGGCGGAGGGCGCGATAAGATCGATGCTGGATGACAAGCAGTTCGGTGAAGCGGGCAAAAAGATAATCATAGAAGAATTCCTCGAAGGCGAAGAAGCTTCCATCCTCTGTTTCACGGATGGAAAGACGATCGTCCCCATGGAATCATCCCAGGACCACAAAAGAATACTTGACAATGATGAAGGGCCAAATACCGGCGGGATGGGGGCGTACAGTCCCGCTCCGGTCGTGACGGCGGAACTTCTGAAAAAAGTTGAAAAAGAGATACTTTATCCGACCATAAGGGCCATGGAAAAAGAAGAAAGTTTTTATAAAGGGATCCTGTACGCGGGATTGATGATCACAAAGGACGGGCCTAAAGTCCTGGAATATAACGCGAGGTTCGGCGACCCGGAAACACAG includes the following:
- the recJ gene encoding single-stranded-DNA-specific exonuclease RecJ; translated protein: MSIPQRQWHFYESDDLLTQDISKEFNISSTVSRAIINRGLKKKEDINDFLNPRLSSLKDPFEIPGMAKAVQRVLLARERKEKVLVFGDYDVDGVTGTSIIVIALKRLGFDPLYYIPHRYDEGYGMNIEAVNEFKKQGVNLIVTVDCGISNFKEIKTANELGMEVIVTDHHNIPLELPQAHAIVNPKQMPEGHPSRNLSGAGVAFKFIWAVYRKAGISDTVSVKEFLDLAALGTVADVVPLLGENRTIAVTGMKILNEKKRVGVKHLVDTAGISGRVTARNISFMLAPRLNAPGRLHHAELSMKLLLEDNPQKAQALAGEINRVNVERQQIGALIGEEIFSRMEDADEKKLILLAGKNWHPGVIGIVASRISERFNRPTILISEEGEFCRGSVRSIEGFDVYDLLLSCKDLFLDFGGHKDAAGFEMLSKDIPELEERLRKKMDGCIAIENLVPRTKIDAVIPSKDITSVLATELEQLEPYGSGNPAPVLLAKGLKIVNCKRVGQSGNHLKIKLSDGGSVFDSIGFDMGELAGELEISKEYDIAFNLSLNEWDGFEFPQMEIVDMRRPL
- the purD gene encoding phosphoribosylamine--glycine ligase, with protein sequence MKILVIGSGGRESALCRKISQSPKCSKLFCAPGNAGISKYAELVPASKIDGIINFVKENRIDLTVVGPEQPLVDGIVDAFEKEGLRIFGPSAKAARIEGSKIFSKDLMKKYGIPTAYYEQFLDSNKAIIFLKGKKYPVVIKADGLAAGKGVIIAQAQAEAEGAIRSMLDDKQFGEAGKKIIIEEFLEGEEASILCFTDGKTIVPMESSQDHKRILDNDEGPNTGGMGAYSPAPVVTAELLKKVEKEILYPTIRAMEKEESFYKGILYAGLMITKDGPKVLEYNARFGDPETQAVLPRLKTDLIDIMEAIIDGHLDKIKIEWDKKAAVCIVLASGGYPGDYKKGYVIEGLDEAEKLNDVTIFHAGTSLAGCDIVTSGGRVLGVTALGISVKEAIDRAYAAVSKIKFKDMHYRKDIGKKALK